From a single Brassica rapa cultivar Chiifu-401-42 chromosome A01, CAAS_Brap_v3.01, whole genome shotgun sequence genomic region:
- the LOC103851024 gene encoding probable polygalacturonase At3g15720 isoform X3 — MKCLKTLFSMIILVSCHLEYGDGRRILRIKDFITDTNHKNVDYSQVFQKAWKGLCEGEGEGTGGSSLVINENEKYTIQPQLFEGPCVSSYIHIQIDGKIEAPKRPKQWGNKRTESWLMFKNVESLFINGSGVLDPHGENWWRSVRHSKRPRTLSFKQCTDIIYNGLTQYNSPKNHISVYGCTNATLSNLTLLAPEKSPNTDGIGISLSHNIRILDSSIQTGDDCIAITGGRGGSSDINITRVACGPGHGISIGSLGKGDIDDTVENVIVRSCSFWGTQNGARIKTWHGNAVKVSDVTFRYIEGTSASKIAIKLDCDENQGCHNIVMEHIKLTSAKPGKKLSAYCKFADVKASFVNIHINCGLYP; from the exons atGAAGTGTTTGAAAACATTATTCTCAATGATTATACTTGTATCGTGTCATCTGGAATACGGAGATGGCCGGAGGATTCTAAGGATCAAAGATTTCATAACTGATACTAACCATAAAAACGTTGACTATTCACAA gtATTTCAAAAAGCATGGAAAGGGTTATGCGAAGGTGAAGGTGAAGGAACTGGCGGGTCATCGCTAGTGATAAATGAGAATGAAAAATACACTATACAACCACAACTGTTTGAAGGTCCATGCGTATCTTCTTACATTCATATTCAG ATCGATGGGAAAATAGAAGCGCCGAAGAGACCAAAACAGTGGGGAAACAAACGAACTGAGAGTTGGTTAATGTTCAAGAACGTGGAGAGTCTCTTCATCAACGGCTCAGGTGTCCTTGACCCCCATGGAGAAAATTGGTGGCGATCTGTTCGTCACTCTAAACGACCCAGA ACACTTAGCTTTAAGCAATGCACCGACATAATATATAATGGGCTAACTCAATACAATAGTCCAAAGAATCACATTTCAGTCTATGGTTGCACCAATGCAACTTTATCAAATCTTACTTTGCTAGCACCCGAGAAGAGTCCAAACACTGACGGCATTGGTATTTCTCTTTCACACAATATTCGTATCTTAGACTCGTCTATCCAAACTG GTGATGATTGTATTGCAATTACTGGTGGGCGTGGTGGTTCTTCCGACATCAACATTACTCGTGTGGCATGTGGTCCAGGTCATGGTATCAG CATTGGAAGTTTGGGGAAAGGTGATATAGATGACACTGTTGAGAACGTGATCGTAAGAAGCTGCAGCTTTTGGGGAACTCAAAATGGGGCAAGAATCAAGACTTGGCAT GGGAATGCGGTGAAAGTAAGCGACGTAACATTCAGATATATTGAAGGGACTTCAGCAAGTAAAATTGCAATAAAGCTAGACTGCGATGAAAATCAAGGGTGTCATAACATCGTGATGGAACATATCAAACTCACATCTGCAAAGCCGGGGAAGAAACTCTCTGCATATTGTAAATTTGCAGATGTGAAAGCTTCATTCGTTAACATCCATATAAACTGTGGTTTATATCCTTAA
- the LOC103851006 gene encoding probable sugar phosphate/phosphate translocator At4g32390 yields the protein MGKGGALSDGVIKKIILSYTYVAIWIFLSFTVIVYNKYILDKKMYNWPFPITLTMIHMAFCSSLAVLLIKVFKVVEPVSMSRETYLRSVVPIGALYSLSLWLSNSAYIYLSVSFIQMLKALMPVAVYSIGVLLKKESFRSETMTNMLSISFGVAIAAYGEAKFDTWGVMLQLGAVAFEATRLVLIQILLTSKGINLNPITSLYYVAPCCLGFLFFPWIFVELPILRETSSFHFDFVVFGTNSVCAFALNLAVFLLVGKTSALTMNVAGVVKDWLLIAFSWSVIKDTVTPLNLFGYGLAFLGVAYYNHCKLQALKAKEAQKKVQQGGDEEAAGKLLEVRESEGGGKRDDAED from the coding sequence atggGAAAAGGCGGCGCCCTAAGCGATGGAGTCATCAAGAAGATCATCCTCTCCTACACCTACGTCGCGATCTGGATCTTCCTCAGCTTCACCGTCATCGTCTACAACAAGTACATCCTCGACAAGAAGATGTACAACTGGCCTTTCCCCATCACTCTCACCATGATCCACATGGCCTTCTGCTCCTCCCTCGCCGTCCTCCTCATCAAGGTCTTCAAGGTCGTCGAGCCGGTGTCAATGTCCCGCGAGACTTACCTCAGATCCGTCGTCCCGATCGGGGCCTTGTACTCGCTCTCCCTCTGGCTATCGAACTCCGCCTACATCTACCTCTCCGTCTCCTTCATCCAGATGCTCAAAGCCCTCATGCCTGTCGCCGTTTACTCGATCGGCGTCCTCTTGAAGAAGGAGTCGTTCAGATCTGAGACGATGACGAACATGCTCTCGATCTCGTTCGGAGTCGCGATCGCTGCCTACGGAGAGGCCAAGTTCGATACCTGGGGAGTGATGCTTCAGCTTGGAGCCGTGGCCTTCGAGGCGACGAGGCTTGTTTTGATTCAGATCTTGCTAACCTCTAAAGGAATCAATCTCAATCCGATTACGTCTTTGTATTACGTGGCGCCTTGTTGTTTGGGGTTTTTGTTTTTCCCTTGGATCTTCGTTGAGTTGCCGATTCTTAGGGAGACGTCGAGCTTTCATTTCGATTTCGTTGTGTTTGGGACGAACTCTGTGTGTGCCTTTGCGTTGAATCTTGCTGTGTTTCTGTTGGTTGGGAAAACGTCGGCGTTGACTATGAATGTGGCTGGTGTGGTGAAGGATTGGTTGCTGATTGCGTTTTCGTGGTCTGTGATTAAGGATACGGTTACGCCGTTGAATCTGTTTGGGTACGGGCTCGCGTTTTTGGGGGTGGCGTATTACAATCATTGTAAGTTGCAGGCGTTGAAGGCTAAGGAGGCGCAGAAGAAGGTTCAGCAAGGTGGGGATGAGGAAGCTGCTGGGAAGCTTTTGGAGGTTAGGGAGAGTGAAGGTGGTGGTAAGCGTGATGATGCTGAAGACTGA
- the LOC103851057 gene encoding uncharacterized protein LOC103851057: protein MILRSASSLDLNLRAAQKSPAPRCTNGARVATTARPVSASLRGCKSMPRASSDGNLHEMRAVQSRTKASSIYYDDAASSKVLERSMLHQGGSNGGFGGRGGDGGAGGDGGGGGGGGSVDGYYEEMIQRYPGDALLLANYARFLKEVKGDERKAEEYCERAMLSEDGRDGEMLSMYGDLIWKNHGDGARAQSYFDQAVQSSPDDCHVLASYARFLWDTEEEEEEEEEGEEESKYENGFSTYNPSVSVMS from the exons ATGATCCTGAGAAGCGCGTCGTCACTGGACCTTAACCTACGCGCCGCCCAAAAATCCCCAGCTCCTCGTTGCACAAACGGAGCTCGCGTTGCAACGACGGCTCGTCCAGTCTCTGCTTCTCTCCGAGGATGTAAGTCGATGCCCAGAGCTTCTTCAGACGGAAACCTCCACGAGATGAGAGCGGTTCAGAGCAGAACCAAAGCGTCAAGCATCTACTACGACGACGCGGCGTCTTCTAAGGTCTTGGAGAGATCAATGCTCCACCAGGGAGGTTCTAACGGTGGATTTGGCGGTAGAGGTGGAGACGGTGGTGCCGGAGGTGACGGCGGAGGGGGAGGTGGAGGTGGAAGCGTTGATGGTTACTACGAAGAGATGATTCAACGTTATCCTGGAGATGCTCTTCTTCTCGCTAACTACGCTCGTTTCCTCAAAGAG GTGAAGGGTGATGAGAGAAAAGCAGAGGAGTACTGTGAGAGAGCGATGTTATCTGAAGATGGGAGAGATGGTGAGATGCTGTCTATGTATGGggacttgatatggaagaatcACGGAGACGGTGCTCGTGCTCAGTCTTACTTTGATCAAGCTGTTCAATCTTCTCCTGATGACTG TCATGTTCTTGCCTCATATGCTCGGTTTCTATGGGATactgaagaagaggaagaggaggaagaagaaggggaGGAAGAAAGTAAATATGAGAATGGTTTCTCTACATATAACCCATCTGTGTCAGTTATGTCCTGA
- the LOC103850995 gene encoding adenine nucleotide transporter BT1, chloroplastic/mitochondrial, whose amino-acid sequence MVKTGIQLFDDSRNGLFSVSDLGCDRSLTGVNHHHHTIGALFASVNQTNPFGSGSIPSNASLSAQLNGKVEEWEELVNGEKKKKNGGGMKLKIKIGNPSLRRLISGAVAGAVSRTVVAPLETIRTHLMVGSGGNSSAEVFGDIMKHEGWTGLFRGNLVNVIRVAPARAVELFVFETVNKKLSPEHGEQSKIPIPASLLAGACAGVSQTLLTYPLELVKTRLTIQRGVYKGIFDAFVKIIREEGPTELYRGLAPSLIGVVPYAATNYFAYDSLRKAYRSFSKQEKIGNIETLLIGSLAGALSSTATFPLEVARKHMQVGAVSGRVVYKNMLDALVSILEHEGILGWYKGLGPSCLKLVPAAGISFMCYEACKKILVENNNQEA is encoded by the exons ATGGTGAAAACCGGAATCCAGCTGTTCGACGATTCAAGGAACGGTCTTTTCTCCGTTTCCGATTTGGGATGTGACCGGAGCTTAACCGGCGttaaccaccaccaccatacaaTTGGTGCCCTATTCGCTAGCGTCAATCAAACTAATCCATTCGGTTCTGGATCCATCCCTTCCAACGCCTCCTTATCTGCACAGCTCAATGGGAAAGTGGAAGAGTGGGAGGAACTAGTTAACggcgagaagaagaagaagaatggtgGTGGGATGAAGTTGAAGATAAAGATCGGTAACCCTTCCTTGCGTCGGCTGATAAGCGGAGCCGTGGCTGGAGCCGTGTCGAGAACCGTGGTTGCGCCGTTGGAGACGATCAGGACGCATCTGATGGTGGGAAGTGGAGGGAACTCGTCCGCGGAAGTGTTCGGTGATATCATGAAGCATGAAGGTTGGACTGGTCTCTTTAGGGGTAATTTGGTCAATGTCATTCGTGTTGCACCTGCTCGTGCCGTTGAG CTTTTTGTATTCGAGACAGTGAACAAGAAACTGTCACCAGAACATGGTGAGCAATCAAAGATCCCAATCCCAGCTTCATTACTTGCTGGTGCTTGTGCTGGAGTTAGTCAAACCCTCTTGACATACCCTCTCGAGCTAGTTAAGACTCGTCTTACCATTCAG AGAGGTGTTTACAAGGGGATTTTCGACGCATTTGTGAAAATCATACGCGAGGAAGGACCCACAGAACTCTACAGGGGTCTTGCTCCTAGTCTTATTGGAGTTGTTCCGTATGCAGCCACCAACTACTTTGCATACGACTCTCTAAGGAAAGCATACCGGAGTTTTTCAAAGCAAGAGAAGATTGGAAACATTGAGACTCTTCTGATAGGTTCTTTAGCTGGTGCGCTATCTAGCACCGCGACTTTCCCTCTGGAGGTGGCTCGGAAGCATATGCAGGTGGGAGCGGTTAGCGGGAGAGTTGTGTACAAGAACATGTTGGATGCTCTGGTGAGCATACTTGAGCATGAAGGTATTCTCGGTTGGTACAAAGGGCTTGGACCTAGTTGCTTGAAGCTGGTTCCTGCTGCTGGAATCTCGTTCATGTGTTATGAAGCTTGCAAGAAGATACTGGTCGAGAACAACAACCAAGAAGCCTGA
- the LOC103851017 gene encoding probable F-box protein At5g47300, which produces MMTMLPDNLVEEILSRVPATCLKRLRSTCKLWNGIFNDRRFAKNHFDKAPKQYMVLKLTEEYRLCSFRGELGLIDPLCSAQFRISHAFHCDGLLLCTSESYNRIVVWNPCTGQTKWITDPTDRVMYWVTYTLRRCYQENNYSYKLLRHVPCYEKLIFEICEINSDLCWRIPHDVTPDCLLQVPHYSVYLKGKTYWCASDSKEFDACMHLLSFDYTTERFGRLCLPGPYCRLHTVSLSVVREEKLSVLLRPHDRLGNEIEIWISSSIDDSKAVSWSKIFALDDPRLGYCTRTSFLVDDEKKIATCRERWIRSPDNTKAKPYYVLQYIVGEDNEVTLLDFGASSHLHSQLLFNYVPSLVHIQ; this is translated from the coding sequence aTGATGACGATGTTGCCAGATAATTTAGTAGAGGAGATACTAAGTCGTGTTCCGGCCACATGTCTGAAACGTTTACGATCAACATGCAAACTATGGAACGGTATATTCAACGATAGGAGATTCGCAAAAAATCACTTTGATAAAGCCCCAAAGCAATATATGGTTCTCAAGCTAACGGAGGAATATAGGCTTTGCTCATTCCGTGGTGAGCTTGGACTAATAGATCCGCTTTGTTCAGCTCAATTCAGGATATCTCATGCCTTTCACTGCGATGGCTTGTTGTTATGCACCAGCGAAAGCTACAATAGAATCGTGGTTTGGAACCCGTGTACTGGTCAAACCAAGTGGATCACCGATCCCACCGATCGTGTCATGTATTGGGTAACTTATACTCTTCGAAGGTGCTaccaagaaaataattatagcTATAAATTATTGAGACACGTGCCTTGTTACGAGAAGCTAATATTTGAAATCTGTGAGATCAACTCCGATTTATGCTGGAGGATTCCTCATGATGTCACTCCAGACTGCCTATTACAGGTTCCTCATTACAGCGTGTATTTGAAAGGAAAGACCTACTGGTGTGCTTCGGATTCAAAAGAGTTTGATGCGTGCATGCATTTACTGAGCTTTGATTATACAACAGAGAGATTTGGACGACTGTGCCTTCCTGGCCCGTATTGTAGACTCCATACTGTGTCTCTATCGGTTGTTAGAGAAGAGAAGCTTTCAGTATTATTACGACCCCATGATAGACTTGGAAACGAGATAGAGATATGGATAAGCAGTTCTATTGATGATTCCAAAGCTGTGTCGTGGAGCAAGATCTTCGCTTTGGATGATCCTCGTCTTGGCTATTGCACCCGGACAAGTTTCTTGGTGGATGATGAGAAGAAAATCGCTACATGTCGTGAAAGGTGGATACGTAGCCCTGACAATACCAAGGCCAAGCCCTACTACGTCTTGCAATACATTGTTGGGGAGGATAATGAAGTCACGCTACTGGATTTTGGAGCATCTTCTCATTTGCATTCGCAACTTTTGTTTAATTATGTACCAAGTCTGGTTCATATCCAGTGA
- the LOC103851047 gene encoding uncharacterized protein LOC103851047: MFDGILGRGFAPKGKPLIKLTKNRIDVLRRKRTATIKFLKGDFADLISNSRDVNAYTRAGGLLDELRHLWNLDFVESTCDFVYKQLSTMQKMEECPEDCREAVSSLMFAAAGFSELPELRELRQMFHEKYGDSLSVFVNQELVENMTSKPFSLEKKVKLMEDVASEYAIRWDSKAFEKRILRQNGSSVKDTTHEKHKSLDGSVALPSERKKDVASERRDPFFRPDNYQNGLREHQRGLASKNKSDDVRHASRSESKDDKAERNEFHLQPNHKSSRGRPQPIFNEGDTIVMKIKRENLVQGVGHQNGEAAAAPKKTEVTEKHKRSSTKTEDKLVLGFKQESFFKGYKHENGEEHAPQKVEDNLSMPPKPRSKRTPSIDSARRHRSDHERRENTVPVREGTEKDSSAGNIKGGGDGYDPVRKFEEREAERMMKSLPPPPYVKPSGKAKIEKPEASAYPKARFDGEEGNCQDTDKKVSEAGQHQVNDVDDQSLKRRSSRRKHIIQSNDGDDDTRSSRRREHSRKGLQVLVDEDEKDSEEKMMDKLLMHYSKKPSSYEESKSRRSHRRKAEGEEIHHPARSLSLPSEQFAGPSEPAKTFARAASFQPERSEAKHVHPKLPDYEDLAARFAELKGR, translated from the exons ATGTTTGACGGTATCTTAGGCCGCGGATTTGCTCCCAAGGG GAAACCACTGATAAAACTGACTAAGAATCGGATCGATGTTCTTCGGAGGAAGAGGACTGCCACGATCAAGTTTCTCAAGGGAGATTTTGCTGATCTTATCTCTAATAGCCGTGACGTCAATGCTTATACCAGG GCGGGAGGGCTTCTTGATGAACTAAGGCATCTCTGGAATCTTGATTTTGTTGAGAGCACTTGTGATTTCGTGTATAAGCAACTCTCCACCATGCAGAAGATGGA GGAATGTCCTGAAGATTGTCGTGAAGCTGTGTCGTCCTTAATGTTTGCAGCCGCTGGATTTTCTGAATTGCCTGAGCTGCGTGAACTGAGGCAGATGTTTCACGAGAAGTATGGAGATTCACTTAGTGTGTTTGTCAACCAAGAa ctTGTTGAGAATATGACATCAAAGCCATTTTCTTtggagaagaaagtgaagtTGATGGAAGATGTTGCATCGGAGTATGCTATTCGTTGGGATTCTAAAGCTTTTGAGAAGAGGATCTTGAGGCAAAATGGTAGTTCAGTAAAG GATACCACTCACGAGAAGCATAAGTCTTTAGACGGAAGTGTGGCCTTGCCATCAGAAAGGAAAAAGGATGTTGCATCAGAGAGAAGAGATCCTTTCTTTCGACCGGATAATTATCAGAATGGTCTCAGAGAACATCAGCGTGGGCTAGCATCTAAAAATAAGTCAGATGATGTTCGTCACGCCTCCAGATCGGAAAGCAAGGACGATAAGGCAGAAAGGAACGAGTTCCATTTGCAACCGAATCACAAGTCTTCCAGAGGAAGACCTCAACCTATTTTTAACGAAGGTGACACTATAGTGATGAAGATCAAACGTGAGAATCTCGTTCAAGGGGTTGGACATCAAAATGGTGAAGCTGCTGCTGCGCCTAAGAAAACAGAGGTGACAGAGAAACACAAGCGTAGCAGCACCAAAACAGAAGATAAGTTAGTTCTTGGCTTTAAGCAAGAAAGTTTCTTCAAAGGCTACAAACATGAGAATGGTGAAGAGCATGCGCCTCAGAAAGTAGAAGATAACCTCTCAATGCCTCCAAAGCCAAGGTCGAAAAGAACACCATCTATAGATTCAGCCCGTAGACATCGCAGCGATCACGAGAGGAGAGAAAACACAGTTCCTGTGCGAGAGGGCACAGAAAAAGATTCATCTGCTGGTAACATCAAGGGTGGTGGAGATGGATATGATCCAGTAAGGAAGTTTGAGGAGCGGGAAGCGGAGAGAATGATGAAGTCCCTTCCCCCACCTCCGTATGTTAAACCGAGTGGTAAAGCAAAGATCGAAAAACCTGAAGCTTCAGCTTATCCAAAGGCTCGGTTTGATGGTGAAGAAGGAAACTGTCAAGACACTGATAAAAAGGTTTCTGAAGCAGGTCAGCATCAAGTGAATGACGTAGATGATCAATCTCTGAAGCGGCGATCTAGTAGAAGAAAACACATTATACAATCgaatgatggtgatgatgatacaAGAAGCAGCAGAAGAAGGGAACACTCAAGGAAAGGCCTTCAAGTCTTAGTAGATGAAGATGAGAAGGACAGTGAGGAAAAGATGATGGATAAACTTCTTATGCATTACAGTAAAAAGCCTTCAAGTTATGAAGAATCTAAAAGCAGACGTTCACATCGTAGAAAAGCAGAAGGTGAAGAGATtcatcatcccgctcggtcactcAGTCTCCCCAGTGAACAATTTGCCGGACCATCTGAACCCGCAAAGACGTTTGCTCGTGCCGCCTCGTTTCAGCCAGAACGTAGTGAAGCTAAGCACGTTCACCCCAAGTTACCTGACTATGAGGATTTGGCTGCCAGATTTGCAGAGCTAAAAGGAAGGTAA
- the LOC103851024 gene encoding probable polygalacturonase At3g15720 isoform X2, which translates to MKCLKTLFSMIILVSCHLEYGDGRRILRIKDFITDTNHKNVDYSQVFQKAWKGLCEGEGEGTGGSSLVINENEKYTIQPQLFEGPCVSSYIHIQIDGKIEAPKRPKQWGNKRTESWLMFKNVESLFINGSGVLDPHGENWWRSVRHSKRPRTLSFKQCTDIIYNGLTQYNSPKNHISVYGCTNATLSNLTLLAPEKSPNTDGIGDDCIAITGGRGGSSDINITRVACGPGHGISIGSLGKGDIDDTVENVIVRSCSFWGTQNGARIKTWHGGKGLAKNILFENITVTNTKYPIIIDQHYSNGGTGHVKGNAVKVSDVTFRYIEGTSASKIAIKLDCDENQGCHNIVMEHIKLTSAKPGKKLSAYCKFADVKASFVNIHINCGLYP; encoded by the exons atGAAGTGTTTGAAAACATTATTCTCAATGATTATACTTGTATCGTGTCATCTGGAATACGGAGATGGCCGGAGGATTCTAAGGATCAAAGATTTCATAACTGATACTAACCATAAAAACGTTGACTATTCACAA gtATTTCAAAAAGCATGGAAAGGGTTATGCGAAGGTGAAGGTGAAGGAACTGGCGGGTCATCGCTAGTGATAAATGAGAATGAAAAATACACTATACAACCACAACTGTTTGAAGGTCCATGCGTATCTTCTTACATTCATATTCAG ATCGATGGGAAAATAGAAGCGCCGAAGAGACCAAAACAGTGGGGAAACAAACGAACTGAGAGTTGGTTAATGTTCAAGAACGTGGAGAGTCTCTTCATCAACGGCTCAGGTGTCCTTGACCCCCATGGAGAAAATTGGTGGCGATCTGTTCGTCACTCTAAACGACCCAGA ACACTTAGCTTTAAGCAATGCACCGACATAATATATAATGGGCTAACTCAATACAATAGTCCAAAGAATCACATTTCAGTCTATGGTTGCACCAATGCAACTTTATCAAATCTTACTTTGCTAGCACCCGAGAAGAGTCCAAACACTGACGGCATTG GTGATGATTGTATTGCAATTACTGGTGGGCGTGGTGGTTCTTCCGACATCAACATTACTCGTGTGGCATGTGGTCCAGGTCATGGTATCAG CATTGGAAGTTTGGGGAAAGGTGATATAGATGACACTGTTGAGAACGTGATCGTAAGAAGCTGCAGCTTTTGGGGAACTCAAAATGGGGCAAGAATCAAGACTTGGCAT GGAGGAAAAGGGTTAGCCaagaatatattatttgaaaatattacgGTAACAAATACTAAATACCCCATAATCATCGATCAACATTACTCTAATGGTGGCACTGGTCATGTCAAg GGGAATGCGGTGAAAGTAAGCGACGTAACATTCAGATATATTGAAGGGACTTCAGCAAGTAAAATTGCAATAAAGCTAGACTGCGATGAAAATCAAGGGTGTCATAACATCGTGATGGAACATATCAAACTCACATCTGCAAAGCCGGGGAAGAAACTCTCTGCATATTGTAAATTTGCAGATGTGAAAGCTTCATTCGTTAACATCCATATAAACTGTGGTTTATATCCTTAA
- the LOC103851024 gene encoding probable polygalacturonase At3g15720 isoform X1 — MKCLKTLFSMIILVSCHLEYGDGRRILRIKDFITDTNHKNVDYSQVFQKAWKGLCEGEGEGTGGSSLVINENEKYTIQPQLFEGPCVSSYIHIQIDGKIEAPKRPKQWGNKRTESWLMFKNVESLFINGSGVLDPHGENWWRSVRHSKRPRTLSFKQCTDIIYNGLTQYNSPKNHISVYGCTNATLSNLTLLAPEKSPNTDGIGISLSHNIRILDSSIQTGDDCIAITGGRGGSSDINITRVACGPGHGISIGSLGKGDIDDTVENVIVRSCSFWGTQNGARIKTWHGGKGLAKNILFENITVTNTKYPIIIDQHYSNGGTGHVKGNAVKVSDVTFRYIEGTSASKIAIKLDCDENQGCHNIVMEHIKLTSAKPGKKLSAYCKFADVKASFVNIHINCGLYP; from the exons atGAAGTGTTTGAAAACATTATTCTCAATGATTATACTTGTATCGTGTCATCTGGAATACGGAGATGGCCGGAGGATTCTAAGGATCAAAGATTTCATAACTGATACTAACCATAAAAACGTTGACTATTCACAA gtATTTCAAAAAGCATGGAAAGGGTTATGCGAAGGTGAAGGTGAAGGAACTGGCGGGTCATCGCTAGTGATAAATGAGAATGAAAAATACACTATACAACCACAACTGTTTGAAGGTCCATGCGTATCTTCTTACATTCATATTCAG ATCGATGGGAAAATAGAAGCGCCGAAGAGACCAAAACAGTGGGGAAACAAACGAACTGAGAGTTGGTTAATGTTCAAGAACGTGGAGAGTCTCTTCATCAACGGCTCAGGTGTCCTTGACCCCCATGGAGAAAATTGGTGGCGATCTGTTCGTCACTCTAAACGACCCAGA ACACTTAGCTTTAAGCAATGCACCGACATAATATATAATGGGCTAACTCAATACAATAGTCCAAAGAATCACATTTCAGTCTATGGTTGCACCAATGCAACTTTATCAAATCTTACTTTGCTAGCACCCGAGAAGAGTCCAAACACTGACGGCATTGGTATTTCTCTTTCACACAATATTCGTATCTTAGACTCGTCTATCCAAACTG GTGATGATTGTATTGCAATTACTGGTGGGCGTGGTGGTTCTTCCGACATCAACATTACTCGTGTGGCATGTGGTCCAGGTCATGGTATCAG CATTGGAAGTTTGGGGAAAGGTGATATAGATGACACTGTTGAGAACGTGATCGTAAGAAGCTGCAGCTTTTGGGGAACTCAAAATGGGGCAAGAATCAAGACTTGGCAT GGAGGAAAAGGGTTAGCCaagaatatattatttgaaaatattacgGTAACAAATACTAAATACCCCATAATCATCGATCAACATTACTCTAATGGTGGCACTGGTCATGTCAAg GGGAATGCGGTGAAAGTAAGCGACGTAACATTCAGATATATTGAAGGGACTTCAGCAAGTAAAATTGCAATAAAGCTAGACTGCGATGAAAATCAAGGGTGTCATAACATCGTGATGGAACATATCAAACTCACATCTGCAAAGCCGGGGAAGAAACTCTCTGCATATTGTAAATTTGCAGATGTGAAAGCTTCATTCGTTAACATCCATATAAACTGTGGTTTATATCCTTAA